The genomic stretch GAACAGCGCTATTGTACAGACAGATTCACTGGAGGAGAGTTTTGCATTATCCAATAGCTTCGCCCCAGAACATTTGGAAATACAAACAAGCAATCCACAAGCAAAGCTAGGCAAAATTAAACATGCCGGATCCGTTTTTTTAGGCGCATATGCTCCGACAGCATTAGGCGACTATTATGGAGGAACAAACCATGTGCTGCCGACCAATGGCACAGCTAGATTTTCATCTGGCCTCAGCGTGGATGACTTTATTAAAAAAACGACGTACACGTACTACGATAAACAAGCACTAAAACAAAGCCAAGGAAGCGTCGTCCAGTTAACAGACGAGGAGCAGCTGGCAGGGCACGGAGAATCGATTAACATTCGTTTCAAGGAATAGACAGGGGGAAGTACGATGCGCAAAGCCGAAAAAGCACGCGAAACGTTAGAAACAAAAATCAGTATCTCAGTGAATTTAGATGATAACAGCAATATCTCTATCAATACAGGTGTAGGTTTCTTCGATCATATGCTTACGCTGTTCGCAAGTCATGCAAGAATTGGCTTAGTAGTGGAAGCAGAGGGTGATTTGCATATCGACAGCCATCATACAGTGGAAGACACTGGCATTGTACTCGGACAGCTGATAAAAGAAGCGCTTGGCAGCAAAGAAGGGATAAACCGATACGGGCATGCTTTTGTGCCGATGGACGAGACATTAGGATTTGTCGCGCTTGATATAAGCGGCCGTCCTTTCTTAGTTTTCGATGCATTGTTTGACAATCCAAAACTCGGAAACTTTGATACCGAGCTTGTACGAGAATTTTTCCAAGCTTTTTCGGTTCATGCTGGTGTGACACTTCATGCAAAAGTCCACTACGGTTCCAACACGCATCACAAAGCAGAATCGTTGTTTAAAGCGCTTGGGCAGTCGCTAGCGATTGCTATTCAAGTGAACCCTGCTATTAAAGGCGTCAACAGTACGAAAGGGCTGATTGAATGATTGCAATCGTTGATTATGGTGTTGGCAATGTGGCTAGTGTGGCCAACGCTTGTAAACAGCTAGGCTATGAAACGATTCTGACGGATAAGAAAGAAGAATTTGAACAAGCAACGCATATTATTCTGCCCGGAGTCGGATCGTTTCGTGCCGCAATGGAAGAAATCGAGCGACGGAATCTTCGCAATTTGCTCCTAGATTTGGCATCTCGCAAACCATTTATCGGCATTTGTGTCGGCATGCAGCTGCTCTTTGAGAAAGGCTTTGAGCATGGCGAAACCGAGGGACTCGGTCTCCTGCCTGGAACAGTTGCCAAGATTGAAACAGAGCATTTGCTTCCTCACATTGGCTGGAATGCACTAGAAGTGAGCGATAACTTCCCAACTTATTCTGATCATCAAGGGAAGCATGTCTACTTCGTGCATAGCTATCAAGCCTATACACCAGCAGCGTACATTGTCGCCAGTACAGAATACGGCACACAAATCCCGGCTATTGTGCAAAAGAATAATATTTGCGGTATTCAATTCCACCCGGAGAAAAGTGAG from Terribacillus sp. DMT04 encodes the following:
- the hisB gene encoding imidazoleglycerol-phosphate dehydratase HisB, producing MRKAEKARETLETKISISVNLDDNSNISINTGVGFFDHMLTLFASHARIGLVVEAEGDLHIDSHHTVEDTGIVLGQLIKEALGSKEGINRYGHAFVPMDETLGFVALDISGRPFLVFDALFDNPKLGNFDTELVREFFQAFSVHAGVTLHAKVHYGSNTHHKAESLFKALGQSLAIAIQVNPAIKGVNSTKGLIE
- the hisH gene encoding imidazole glycerol phosphate synthase subunit HisH, coding for MIAIVDYGVGNVASVANACKQLGYETILTDKKEEFEQATHIILPGVGSFRAAMEEIERRNLRNLLLDLASRKPFIGICVGMQLLFEKGFEHGETEGLGLLPGTVAKIETEHLLPHIGWNALEVSDNFPTYSDHQGKHVYFVHSYQAYTPAAYIVASTEYGTQIPAIVQKNNICGIQFHPEKSEKVGQLLLQSVFESSQQSVRKEESK